The following proteins are encoded in a genomic region of Paenibacillus sp. FSL H3-0469:
- a CDS encoding Rpn family recombination-promoting nuclease/putative transposase, whose protein sequence is MEMLDPRVDFVFKRIFASEGNKDVLLAFLNQIFLDAGDLPLEEVVLLNSYTDKDDPLDKQAIFDIWAKTVDGKLINIEMQLFNKYDIEKRTLYYWSKRYAGQLQVSGKYTELKKCVTINILNYKVLPNEHTHSVFHLREDSSGAPLTDDIEIHFLELPKLNQPVKPGEGGLVNWLLFLKGINYSEWEVLQMNEPALKKAMETLEFLSQDSEARRKYEDRQKVLMDEASQREGALREGFVKGTAAGELEAKRVIAKNLLTMGMDRASVQKATGLSEEELKSINN, encoded by the coding sequence ATGGAAATGCTGGACCCCCGGGTGGATTTTGTATTTAAGCGGATTTTTGCAAGCGAGGGCAACAAGGATGTACTGCTCGCTTTTCTGAACCAGATATTCTTGGATGCGGGCGATCTTCCGCTGGAGGAAGTGGTGCTGCTCAATTCTTATACAGATAAGGATGATCCGCTGGATAAGCAGGCGATATTTGATATATGGGCCAAGACGGTGGACGGCAAGCTGATTAACATTGAGATGCAGCTGTTCAACAAATATGATATTGAGAAACGGACGCTGTATTATTGGAGCAAGCGTTATGCCGGGCAGCTTCAGGTCAGCGGGAAATATACCGAGCTTAAGAAATGCGTGACGATTAACATTCTGAATTACAAGGTGCTCCCTAATGAACATACACATAGTGTATTTCATTTGCGGGAGGACAGCAGCGGAGCGCCGCTGACAGATGATATCGAGATTCATTTCCTGGAGCTGCCCAAGCTGAACCAGCCGGTTAAGCCCGGTGAGGGCGGCCTTGTGAACTGGCTGCTGTTCCTGAAAGGGATCAACTACTCTGAATGGGAGGTGCTGCAAATGAATGAGCCAGCCTTGAAGAAGGCGATGGAGACGCTGGAATTTCTGAGCCAGGATTCAGAAGCCCGCCGTAAATATGAGGACCGCCAGAAGGTTCTGATGGACGAAGCCTCACAGCGGGAAGGTGCGCTTAGAGAAGGCTTCGTCAAGGGGACTGCGGCGGGTGAACTGGAGGCCAAGCGGGTAATAGCAAAGAATCTCCTGACGATGGGAATGGATCGTGCTTCAGTGCAGAAAGCAACCGGACTCTCCGAAGAAGAGCTGAAATCTATCAATAACTAA
- the sigG gene encoding RNA polymerase sporulation sigma factor SigG encodes MTRNKVEICGVDTAKLPVLTNVEMRALFTSLQQQGERSAREKLVNGNLRLVLSVIQRFNNRGEFVDDLFQVGCIGLMKAIDNFDLSQNVKFSTYAVPMIIGEIRRYLRDNNPIRVSRSLRDIAYKALQVRDSLTNQNSREPTIFEISEALGVPKEDVVFALDAIQDPVSLFEPIYHDGGDPIYVMDQISDDKNKDVSWIEEIALREAMQRLGQREKRILSMRFFEGKTQMEVADEIGISQAQVSRLEKSAIQQMQKHVKS; translated from the coding sequence ATGACCCGAAATAAAGTCGAGATTTGCGGTGTGGACACCGCCAAGCTGCCTGTTCTCACGAACGTGGAAATGCGGGCATTGTTCACTTCGCTGCAGCAGCAGGGCGAGCGATCCGCCAGAGAGAAATTGGTAAATGGCAACCTCAGGCTTGTGCTAAGCGTGATTCAAAGGTTCAATAATCGTGGAGAGTTCGTGGATGATCTGTTTCAGGTAGGCTGCATCGGACTCATGAAAGCCATCGATAATTTCGATTTATCGCAAAATGTCAAGTTCTCCACCTATGCGGTGCCGATGATCATCGGAGAGATCCGCCGCTACTTGCGCGACAACAACCCGATCCGGGTATCCCGCTCCTTGCGCGACATTGCCTATAAGGCGCTGCAGGTGCGTGACAGCCTGACGAACCAGAATTCGCGGGAGCCGACGATCTTCGAAATATCCGAAGCGCTCGGCGTTCCGAAGGAGGATGTTGTCTTCGCGCTTGATGCGATCCAGGACCCGGTATCCCTGTTTGAGCCGATCTATCATGACGGCGGGGACCCGATCTATGTGATGGATCAGATCAGTGACGACAAGAACAAGGATGTCTCCTGGATTGAGGAGATTGCGCTCCGGGAGGCCATGCAGCGGCTGGGTCAGCGCGAGAAACGCATTCTGTCCATGCGCTTCTTCGAAGGCAAGACCCAGATGGAGGTCGCTGACGAGATTGGCATCTCACAGGCCCAGGTCTCGCGGCTTGAGAAATCAGCGATCCAGCAAATGCAAAAGCATGTAAAGTCCTGA
- the spoIIGA gene encoding sigma-E processing peptidase SpoIIGA, whose product MVVYIDLIFAANLLIDGVLLWLTSWLVKHKVSWWRLTLSALAGALYVVMMFVPELSFLYTFLIKFGLSVLMIWIAFGFRSLQSYLRAFGAFYIINFAAAGGIIGVHYLLQSSGDLWKGMIFTSSGGQAYRLKIGFWFVLALLPLVLLLFKLIQSSRRHREQLDSYIGEVTVEIDGVSVTCPGLLDTGNRLSDPLTRIPVMVMEASLWEGHLPASWKGRLTQTGADTLVLETDGQSFAWQDRVRLVPYRGVNRGASFMLALKPDKVSIVLGGDTFCSTRVLIGLDGGTLSGDGAYRAVIHPDLTHKESAPEAPADKVMG is encoded by the coding sequence ATGGTTGTCTATATTGACTTGATTTTTGCCGCCAATCTGCTGATCGACGGAGTCCTGCTGTGGCTGACAAGCTGGCTGGTGAAGCACAAGGTATCCTGGTGGCGCCTGACTCTCTCAGCGCTGGCGGGTGCACTCTATGTCGTCATGATGTTCGTACCGGAGCTGTCCTTTCTGTATACCTTTCTCATCAAATTCGGGTTATCGGTTTTGATGATCTGGATAGCCTTTGGATTTAGAAGTCTGCAAAGCTATCTTCGGGCATTTGGGGCGTTTTATATCATTAATTTTGCGGCGGCGGGAGGGATCATAGGCGTTCATTATCTGCTGCAAAGCTCTGGTGACCTCTGGAAGGGCATGATCTTCACCTCATCGGGAGGCCAAGCTTACCGGCTGAAGATCGGTTTCTGGTTCGTGCTTGCCCTGCTTCCGCTGGTGCTGCTGCTCTTCAAGCTGATCCAGTCCTCCCGCCGGCACAGAGAGCAGCTGGACTCCTATATCGGGGAAGTGACAGTGGAGATTGACGGAGTGTCGGTTACCTGTCCCGGACTGCTGGATACCGGGAACCGGCTCAGTGATCCGCTGACGAGGATTCCGGTCATGGTGATGGAAGCCTCGCTGTGGGAGGGCCATTTGCCGGCTTCCTGGAAAGGAAGGCTGACCCAGACGGGTGCAGATACACTTGTACTGGAAACGGACGGGCAGTCGTTCGCCTGGCAGGACAGAGTGCGGCTGGTGCCGTACAGGGGCGTCAACCGCGGGGCATCCTTCATGCTCGCGCTGAAGCCGGATAAGGTGAGTATAGTGCTTGGCGGTGATACCTTTTGCAGCACAAGGGTACTCATCGGGCTGGATGGCGGGACACTGTCGGGAGACGGCGCGTACCGGGCGGTCATACATCCTGACCTGACCCATAAAGAGAGTGCTCCAGAAGCGCCGGCTGACAAGGTGATGGGCTAA
- a CDS encoding YlmC/YmxH family sporulation protein: protein MIEETSASGKKMKISDFQTKDVINIVDGKRLGQISDLELDLRRGVIDAVIVPGYTRFMGLFGGGADLVIPWRNIVKIGADVVLVKLEEPRMMQGQEDREMMYLERPERSERRTY from the coding sequence ATGATTGAGGAAACGTCAGCTTCGGGTAAAAAGATGAAAATCTCCGATTTCCAAACCAAAGATGTAATCAATATTGTTGACGGCAAACGGCTGGGCCAGATCAGCGACCTGGAGCTGGATTTGCGCAGAGGCGTCATTGACGCTGTGATCGTCCCGGGGTATACCCGGTTCATGGGGCTGTTCGGCGGCGGTGCCGATCTGGTCATTCCGTGGCGGAATATCGTGAAGATCGGTGCGGATGTCGTGCTCGTGAAGCTGGAGGAGCCCCGCATGATGCAGGGACAGGAGGACCGCGAGATGATGTACCTGGAACGGCCGGAACGCAGTGAACGGCGCACTTATTAA
- the murA gene encoding UDP-N-acetylglucosamine 1-carboxyvinyltransferase, translating to MDKLVIEGGTPLSGTIRIHGAKNAALPILAASLLAEGVHSLHNVPKLLDIETMLHILQRLGCRTVHEEETVTVDTSFLLTSHVPEDLMRQMRSSIFLMGPLLAKFGEVTIYQPGGCAIGERKIDLHLQGLKLLGAEIEETGGRICCRAASLRGCDIHLDYPSVGATENIMMAAAMAEGTTTISGAAREPEIQDLQNFLNAMGAQIIGAGTDTITIQGVRKLHACSYEVIPDRIVAGTVMIAAAATRGNVTLTHTNAGHLTSLIHILRRAGVQITVCNDIINISCMGRPRAVDRIVTSPYPSFPTDLQSQVMVLLSLADGFSVIKETVFEGRFKHVEEMARMGADISIDLSRAFIRGVQRLYGATVEATDLRAGAALVIAGLAAQGTTVVEQAHHIDRGYDGIELLFQKLGARISRKVPVPDPLDLAN from the coding sequence TTGGACAAATTGGTGATTGAGGGTGGAACCCCCCTGTCAGGCACCATACGTATCCATGGAGCAAAGAATGCGGCACTGCCGATTCTGGCAGCCAGCCTGCTGGCCGAAGGAGTTCACTCACTGCATAATGTGCCGAAGCTGCTGGACATCGAAACGATGCTGCATATTCTGCAGCGGCTGGGCTGCAGGACAGTACATGAAGAGGAGACGGTTACCGTCGATACATCCTTTCTCCTGACCTCTCATGTTCCGGAGGACTTGATGCGGCAGATGAGATCCTCCATATTCCTGATGGGCCCGCTTTTGGCCAAGTTCGGGGAAGTGACGATCTATCAGCCGGGAGGCTGTGCTATCGGTGAGCGCAAGATCGACCTCCACCTGCAGGGCCTCAAGCTGCTCGGGGCAGAGATTGAGGAGACGGGCGGCCGGATCTGCTGCCGGGCTGCCAGCTTGAGAGGCTGTGATATTCATCTGGATTATCCGAGCGTGGGTGCTACGGAGAATATCATGATGGCCGCCGCCATGGCCGAGGGCACGACTACTATCTCCGGGGCAGCGAGAGAGCCGGAAATCCAGGATTTGCAGAACTTCCTCAATGCGATGGGGGCACAAATTATCGGCGCAGGGACCGATACAATCACCATTCAGGGTGTCCGCAAGCTCCATGCCTGCAGCTATGAGGTGATCCCCGACCGGATTGTTGCCGGAACTGTGATGATTGCCGCTGCCGCCACGCGGGGAAATGTCACGCTGACCCACACCAATGCAGGACATTTGACCTCCCTGATCCACATCCTGAGGCGCGCCGGTGTTCAAATTACAGTGTGCAATGATATAATTAATATCAGCTGTATGGGACGCCCCCGTGCGGTTGATCGTATTGTTACCTCTCCGTATCCGTCTTTTCCTACGGACCTGCAATCCCAGGTTATGGTTCTATTGTCCCTGGCGGACGGATTCAGTGTAATCAAGGAGACGGTTTTCGAGGGGCGCTTCAAGCATGTGGAGGAGATGGCCCGGATGGGAGCCGATATCTCTATTGACTTGAGCAGGGCCTTCATACGCGGCGTTCAGCGGTTGTATGGAGCCACGGTTGAGGCCACTGACCTGCGGGCCGGAGCTGCCCTTGTAATCGCCGGACTGGCTGCTCAGGGAACAACTGTTGTAGAGCAGGCGCATCATATTGACCGGGGATATGACGGCATCGAATTACTGTTTCAAAAGCTGGGCGCGCGCATTAGCCGCAAGGTGCCGGTGCCTGACCCGCTGGATCTGGCCAATTAA
- the spoVE gene encoding stage V sporulation protein E has product MNKSRHAPDIWLLLPILALLAIGMVMVYSAGSVLGFRNYGDSFYFVKRQMLFAGLGLIAMFITANTDYLVLKRFARPLLLVCFALLVLVLIPGIGVVRGGARSWLGISSFGIQPSEFMKMGMILFLAKWLGTEEYDISSFMRGLLPPLALIGSAFALIMLQPDLGTGTVMFGAAMMMVFTAGARMKHLLSLGALGLAGFAGLIAAAPYRLQRITAFLDPWSDPLGAGYQIIQSLYAVGPGGLGGLGFGMSRQKYSYVPEPQTDFIFSILAEELGFIGGLAVLLLFLLLIWRGMKVAMSLPDRFGSYLAVGIVCMVAVQVVINIGVVIGLIPVTGITLPLISYGGSSLTLMLTALGILLNLSRYAR; this is encoded by the coding sequence ATGAACAAATCCCGTCATGCGCCCGATATCTGGCTGCTGCTTCCGATACTGGCTTTGCTGGCTATCGGTATGGTAATGGTATACAGTGCCGGGTCCGTTCTGGGCTTCCGCAATTATGGCGATTCGTTTTATTTTGTCAAAAGACAGATGCTGTTCGCAGGTCTCGGCCTCATCGCGATGTTCATTACAGCGAACACCGATTATCTGGTGCTGAAAAGGTTCGCCCGGCCGCTCCTGCTCGTGTGCTTCGCCCTGCTGGTGCTGGTGCTGATCCCCGGCATCGGCGTGGTGCGCGGCGGTGCACGCAGCTGGCTCGGCATCAGTTCCTTCGGTATTCAGCCCTCGGAATTCATGAAGATGGGGATGATCCTCTTCCTGGCCAAGTGGCTTGGAACCGAGGAGTATGACATCTCCAGCTTCATGCGCGGGCTGCTTCCGCCGCTTGCGCTGATCGGCTCTGCGTTCGCACTGATTATGCTGCAGCCGGATCTCGGTACAGGCACTGTCATGTTCGGCGCGGCCATGATGATGGTCTTCACAGCGGGGGCGCGGATGAAGCATCTGCTCTCCCTCGGTGCGCTGGGGCTGGCCGGGTTCGCCGGACTCATTGCCGCTGCGCCTTACCGGCTGCAGCGGATTACCGCCTTTCTGGACCCCTGGTCCGATCCGCTGGGTGCGGGTTATCAGATCATCCAGTCACTCTATGCGGTGGGCCCCGGCGGGCTGGGCGGACTGGGCTTCGGGATGAGCCGGCAAAAATACAGCTACGTCCCGGAGCCGCAGACTGATTTTATTTTCTCTATATTGGCCGAGGAGCTGGGGTTCATCGGGGGGCTTGCTGTGCTGCTGCTGTTCCTGCTGCTGATCTGGCGCGGAATGAAGGTAGCCATGAGCCTGCCGGACCGCTTCGGCAGTTATCTTGCTGTAGGCATAGTATGTATGGTCGCGGTTCAGGTGGTCATCAACATCGGTGTGGTGATCGGTCTGATTCCGGTAACCGGCATCACGCTTCCGCTGATCAGCTATGGCGGCTCATCACTCACCCTGATGCTCACAGCTCTTGGCATTCTGCTTAATTTATCCCGTTATGCGAGGTGA
- the murG gene encoding undecaprenyldiphospho-muramoylpentapeptide beta-N-acetylglucosaminyltransferase: MRIVLSGGGTGGHIYPAVAVARQLESEDADSVFLYIGGKRGLESKLVPQENLPFQSIDITGFRRKLSMDNVKTVMRFLKGVKASKAMLREFKPDVVVGTGGYVCGPVVYAASRLGIPTLIHEQNAIPGLTNRFLSRYASTVAVSFEGTEPAFPGAKNVIYTGNPRATTVMTANPQRGFASLGIPEGSTVVLVVGGSGGAKAINRAMIEMAPFVGKGNGVHYVYVTGESYFEDTRKAVREQLGGIPNWLHILPYVHNMPEVLACTSLIVNRAGASFLAEITALGIPSVLIPSPNVTNNHQEANARALEAEGAAVVVLEKDLSGEALFTAVQKIIGADTLRHSMSEASRRLGKRDSASLVVSELRRLAAGRKR; the protein is encoded by the coding sequence ATGCGTATTGTACTTAGCGGCGGCGGCACGGGAGGACATATCTATCCTGCCGTAGCCGTAGCCAGACAACTGGAATCCGAAGATGCGGATTCTGTCTTCCTATATATCGGAGGCAAGCGGGGTCTGGAGAGCAAGCTGGTTCCCCAGGAGAACCTGCCTTTCCAGTCCATTGATATTACAGGCTTCCGCCGCAAGCTGTCGATGGATAATGTGAAGACGGTTATGCGGTTCCTGAAGGGGGTCAAAGCCTCCAAGGCCATGCTGCGCGAGTTCAAGCCTGATGTGGTTGTCGGTACCGGAGGGTATGTCTGCGGGCCTGTTGTGTATGCTGCCTCCCGGCTCGGTATTCCGACGCTGATCCATGAACAGAATGCGATTCCGGGACTGACCAACCGTTTTCTCAGCCGGTATGCCAGTACGGTCGCGGTTAGCTTTGAAGGTACAGAACCGGCTTTTCCAGGGGCCAAGAATGTAATTTATACGGGTAATCCCCGGGCCACTACGGTCATGACGGCGAACCCGCAGCGCGGCTTCGCTTCACTCGGCATTCCCGAAGGAAGCACGGTGGTGCTGGTTGTCGGAGGAAGCGGGGGAGCCAAGGCGATTAACCGCGCCATGATTGAAATGGCGCCATTTGTGGGTAAGGGTAATGGTGTTCACTATGTGTATGTGACCGGAGAGTCCTACTTTGAGGATACCCGCAAAGCGGTACGCGAGCAGCTCGGCGGTATTCCGAACTGGCTGCATATCCTCCCTTATGTTCACAATATGCCTGAGGTGCTGGCCTGCACTTCCCTGATCGTGAACCGGGCAGGCGCCTCTTTTCTGGCAGAGATTACCGCGCTTGGCATACCCTCTGTCCTCATTCCGTCTCCTAATGTAACGAACAACCATCAGGAAGCCAATGCCAGAGCACTGGAAGCTGAAGGTGCGGCAGTGGTGGTGCTGGAGAAGGACTTAAGCGGCGAGGCGCTGTTCACAGCCGTTCAGAAGATCATCGGAGCGGATACGCTGCGCCATAGCATGTCGGAGGCCTCAAGGCGCCTAGGCAAAAGAGATTCCGCCTCCCTGGTAGTCAGCGAGCTGCGCAGGCTGGCTGCAGGACGTAAACGCTAG
- the ftsA gene encoding cell division protein FtsA, whose translation MSNNDIIVSLDIGTSKVRAIIGEVTSGTFNIIGVGSADSEGIRKGAIVDIDQTVQSIRSAVEHAEQMVGIQISEVYVGISGNHIGLQSSHGVVAVQNEDREIGEDDIDRVIKAAEVIALPPEREVIDVVAKQYIVDGLEGIQDPRGMIGVRLEVEATIITGAKTPIHNLLRCVEKSGLKVKDLVLMSLGAGGLALSKDEKSMGAVLVDIGAGQATIAVYEEGSLSATSTIPIGGEFITNDIAYGLRTLTDQAEKVKLKYGCAWIDDAASEVVFKVLRIGSNVEKEFNQEDLAAIIEPRVQEIFHLIRQEVKRLGYTELPGGYILTGGTVSMPGVLKVAQNELAASVRIAVPDYIGVRDPGFTGGVGILHNVVRNYRGRSSGGSANKKTVNRSKQSAAPVQDSSKKPGLVERLKNMFSEFI comes from the coding sequence TTGAGCAACAATGACATCATTGTTAGTTTGGACATCGGTACATCCAAAGTTCGGGCAATAATCGGGGAAGTTACTAGTGGAACCTTCAATATTATTGGCGTTGGATCTGCGGATTCGGAAGGGATACGCAAGGGTGCGATTGTAGACATCGATCAGACTGTGCAATCGATCAGGAGTGCCGTAGAGCATGCGGAGCAAATGGTCGGTATTCAAATATCCGAGGTGTATGTCGGGATATCCGGCAACCATATCGGCCTGCAATCCAGCCACGGCGTAGTTGCCGTTCAGAATGAGGACCGTGAGATCGGCGAAGATGACATCGACCGCGTAATCAAGGCAGCGGAGGTTATTGCACTTCCGCCGGAACGCGAGGTCATTGATGTTGTCGCCAAGCAGTACATCGTCGACGGCCTTGAAGGCATTCAGGACCCGCGCGGAATGATCGGCGTCCGCCTGGAAGTGGAGGCTACGATCATCACCGGTGCCAAGACCCCCATACATAATCTGCTCCGCTGCGTGGAGAAATCAGGTCTGAAGGTTAAAGATCTTGTCCTTATGTCTCTCGGGGCTGGCGGATTAGCGCTCTCCAAAGATGAGAAATCAATGGGGGCTGTACTGGTGGATATCGGTGCCGGACAAGCCACGATAGCCGTATATGAAGAAGGTTCCCTTAGTGCAACCTCCACGATTCCGATCGGAGGAGAATTCATAACCAATGATATTGCGTACGGACTTCGGACACTTACCGACCAGGCCGAGAAGGTCAAGCTGAAATACGGCTGTGCCTGGATCGATGATGCCGCTTCGGAGGTCGTCTTCAAGGTCCTGCGTATCGGCAGCAATGTGGAGAAGGAATTCAACCAGGAGGATCTGGCAGCGATTATCGAGCCGAGAGTCCAGGAAATCTTCCACCTGATCCGTCAGGAAGTGAAGCGGCTTGGTTATACGGAGCTTCCGGGAGGTTATATACTTACGGGTGGTACAGTTTCGATGCCTGGGGTGCTTAAGGTAGCCCAGAACGAGCTGGCAGCCTCTGTACGGATCGCAGTGCCGGATTATATCGGAGTGCGTGACCCCGGCTTCACCGGCGGTGTAGGCATCCTTCATAATGTGGTACGCAACTACCGCGGACGCAGCAGCGGCGGAAGTGCCAACAAGAAGACCGTTAACCGCAGCAAGCAGAGCGCAGCGCCGGTCCAGGATTCTTCCAAGAAGCCGGGTCTGGTGGAACGACTAAAGAATATGTTTAGCGAGTTCATATAA
- a CDS encoding FtsQ-type POTRA domain-containing protein has product MPKTRIPLLKEDKPSKRKNRKIIIILALLFTALLAVIFFRSSISKITAIEMQGDKYTSREQLLAASGLKIGGQFFAVSGDSVGKALEELNTVQEAQVSKKFPGVVTIIVKEYPAVAYELDQTGVLEAILSSGAAVSVTDTGIAVEKPILTNWKADDPYKTKLCQALAGIPNELTSDISEIVPSPTLSFPDRIKLYTRSRFEVITAISLLKDKVGYLNQVIQTEEPGLIKMLEADSYVPFHTEAGDTGEDADVQE; this is encoded by the coding sequence ATGCCAAAAACGCGAATACCTCTTTTGAAAGAGGACAAGCCTAGCAAGAGAAAAAACCGTAAAATTATTATCATTCTGGCACTGCTGTTTACTGCGCTGCTGGCTGTAATCTTCTTCCGTTCATCGATCAGCAAGATTACAGCCATTGAGATGCAGGGGGATAAATATACGTCCCGTGAGCAGCTGCTGGCAGCAAGCGGCCTGAAGATCGGAGGACAGTTCTTCGCCGTCTCTGGAGATTCCGTGGGGAAGGCGCTGGAGGAGCTGAATACAGTTCAGGAGGCGCAGGTCAGCAAGAAGTTCCCCGGTGTGGTTACGATCATTGTGAAGGAGTACCCGGCGGTTGCTTATGAACTGGACCAGACAGGCGTGCTGGAAGCCATTCTGTCAAGCGGGGCCGCCGTCTCTGTGACGGATACCGGAATTGCTGTAGAGAAGCCGATATTGACTAACTGGAAGGCTGACGATCCTTACAAGACCAAGCTATGCCAGGCGCTGGCCGGAATTCCGAACGAGCTGACCAGTGATATATCCGAGATTGTACCTTCCCCGACGCTGTCATTTCCGGACCGGATCAAGCTCTACACACGTTCACGCTTTGAGGTCATAACTGCCATTTCATTGCTGAAGGATAAAGTAGGCTATTTGAATCAGGTGATTCAGACGGAGGAGCCGGGACTGATCAAAATGCTGGAGGCGGATTCCTATGTTCCATTCCATACTGAAGCCGGGGACACCGGGGAAGACGCAGATGTACAAGAGTAA
- the sigE gene encoding RNA polymerase sporulation sigma factor SigE has protein sequence MMVKFKLVLQLQYYRMLFLLGLKSQEIYYIGGSEALPPPLTREEEEFLLQRLSSGDAAVRAMLIERNLRLVVYIARKFENTGINIEDLVSIGAIGLIKAVNTFDPEKKIKLATYASRCIENEILMYLRRNSKTRSEVSFDEPLNIDWDGNELLLSDVLGTENDTIYRNIEEQVDRKLLQKALEKLSERERLIMELRFGLRGGEEKTQKDVADLLGISQSYISRLEKRIIKRLRKEFNKMV, from the coding sequence ATAATGGTCAAATTCAAGCTTGTGCTGCAACTGCAGTATTACCGCATGCTGTTTCTGCTCGGTCTGAAGAGCCAGGAGATTTATTATATTGGGGGAAGTGAGGCGTTGCCGCCGCCGCTGACACGCGAGGAGGAGGAATTCCTGCTCCAGCGTCTCTCCAGCGGAGATGCGGCGGTCCGGGCTATGCTGATTGAGCGCAACCTGCGGCTGGTGGTTTACATCGCCCGGAAATTCGAGAACACCGGCATTAACATTGAGGATCTGGTGTCCATTGGTGCGATCGGACTGATTAAGGCGGTCAACACCTTTGATCCGGAGAAAAAAATCAAACTCGCTACCTACGCCTCACGCTGCATTGAGAATGAAATTCTGATGTATCTGCGGCGTAACAGCAAGACCAGAAGCGAGGTTTCTTTTGATGAACCGCTGAATATTGACTGGGACGGCAACGAGCTGCTGCTCTCGGATGTGCTGGGCACAGAGAACGATACGATCTACCGCAACATCGAGGAGCAGGTGGACCGCAAGCTTCTGCAGAAGGCGCTGGAGAAGCTCAGCGAGCGGGAACGGCTGATTATGGAGCTGCGGTTCGGGCTGCGGGGCGGCGAAGAAAAAACGCAAAAGGATGTGGCCGATCTGCTGGGCATCTCGCAATCCTATATTTCCCGCCTGGAGAAACGAATTATCAAGCGGCTGCGCAAGGAGTTCAACAAGATGGTGTAA
- the ftsZ gene encoding cell division protein FtsZ: protein MLEFDFEMESLAQIKVIGVGGGGSNAVNRMIENGVQGVEFITVNTDAQALHMAKSEHKLQIGDKLTRGLGAGANPEVGKKAAEESRDLISNTLKGADMVFVTAGMGGGTGTGAAPVIAEIARECGALTVGVVTRPFTFEGRKRANQAELGIEALKEKVDTLIVIPNDRLLEIVDKKTPMLEAFREADNVLRQAVQGISDLIQVPGLINLDFADVKTIMTERGSALMGIGIATGENRASEAARKAIMSPLLETSIEGARGVIMNITGGSNLSLYEVNEAAEIVTSASDPEVNMIFGAIIEESMKDEIKVTVIATGFEHKPSPIAPVRRPAANSEPAADNKSKSENLRPFGNQTSSDQLDIPTFLRNRTRGNND, encoded by the coding sequence ATGTTGGAATTTGATTTTGAAATGGAGAGCTTGGCGCAAATAAAAGTCATCGGCGTCGGCGGCGGCGGAAGCAACGCTGTGAACCGGATGATTGAAAATGGCGTTCAGGGTGTTGAGTTCATCACGGTTAATACAGACGCCCAAGCGCTGCATATGGCCAAATCGGAGCATAAATTACAAATCGGGGATAAATTGACCCGCGGACTTGGCGCAGGAGCGAATCCTGAGGTCGGCAAGAAGGCGGCAGAGGAATCCCGCGATCTGATCTCGAATACGCTGAAGGGCGCAGACATGGTCTTCGTTACCGCAGGGATGGGCGGCGGTACCGGAACAGGCGCAGCGCCTGTCATTGCCGAAATCGCCAGAGAATGCGGAGCATTGACGGTAGGCGTCGTGACCCGCCCGTTCACTTTTGAAGGCAGAAAACGTGCCAACCAGGCAGAGCTTGGAATCGAAGCGCTCAAGGAAAAGGTTGATACGCTGATTGTGATTCCGAATGACCGCCTCCTGGAAATTGTGGATAAGAAAACTCCGATGCTGGAAGCGTTCCGTGAAGCGGACAATGTACTCCGGCAGGCGGTACAAGGCATCTCTGACCTTATTCAGGTTCCCGGCCTGATCAACCTTGACTTTGCCGATGTGAAGACGATTATGACGGAGCGCGGCTCAGCGCTTATGGGCATCGGGATTGCCACCGGCGAGAACCGGGCGTCTGAGGCGGCCCGCAAGGCGATTATGAGCCCGCTGCTTGAAACCTCCATCGAAGGAGCACGCGGCGTCATTATGAATATTACAGGCGGCTCTAACCTCTCCCTGTACGAAGTGAATGAAGCTGCAGAGATTGTTACCTCGGCTTCGGACCCTGAAGTGAATATGATCTTCGGTGCCATTATCGAAGAGAGCATGAAGGACGAGATCAAGGTTACTGTTATTGCGACAGGCTTTGAACACAAGCCTTCTCCAATAGCTCCTGTACGCCGTCCTGCGGCAAACAGCGAGCCGGCTGCTGATAATAAGAGCAAGAGTGAGAATCTTCGTCCGTTCGGGAATCAGACAAGCTCTGATCAGCTGGATATTCCGACCTTCCTGCGCAACCGGACACGCGGCAATAATGATTAA